The proteins below are encoded in one region of Streptomyces sp. NBC_00490:
- a CDS encoding aminotransferase class IV codes for MKIWLDGGLQDIESARVSVFDHGLTVGDGIFETVKAVDGEPFALTRHLDRLTRSARGLGLPDPDLDEVRRGCAAVIEANPMPLGRLRITYTGGHGPLGSDRGEHGPTLVVALGETTRRPDSTSVITVPWTRNERGALAGLKTTSYAENVVALARAREHGASEALFANTVGQLCEGTGSNVFVVLDGELHTPPVSSGCLAGITRALTVEWTGAKETDLPLDVLERADEVFLTSTLRDVQAVHLVDDRELPGTPGPVTAKAMRIFDERAGNDLDP; via the coding sequence GTGAAGATCTGGCTCGACGGCGGGCTGCAGGACATCGAGTCCGCCCGTGTCTCCGTCTTCGACCACGGGCTGACCGTGGGCGACGGCATCTTCGAGACGGTGAAGGCGGTGGACGGCGAGCCGTTCGCGCTCACCCGGCACCTCGACCGGCTGACCCGCTCCGCACGCGGCCTCGGCCTGCCCGACCCCGACCTCGACGAGGTGCGCCGCGGCTGCGCGGCCGTCATCGAGGCCAACCCGATGCCGCTCGGCCGGCTCCGCATCACCTACACCGGTGGCCACGGCCCCCTCGGCTCCGACCGCGGCGAGCACGGCCCCACCCTGGTCGTCGCCCTCGGCGAGACCACCCGCCGCCCCGACTCCACCTCCGTGATCACGGTCCCCTGGACCCGCAACGAACGCGGCGCCCTCGCCGGACTCAAGACCACCTCGTACGCCGAGAACGTCGTGGCCCTCGCCCGGGCCCGCGAGCACGGCGCCTCCGAGGCACTGTTCGCCAACACGGTCGGGCAGCTGTGCGAGGGCACCGGGTCGAACGTCTTCGTCGTCCTCGACGGTGAGCTCCACACCCCGCCGGTCTCCTCCGGCTGTCTCGCGGGCATCACACGCGCGCTGACGGTCGAATGGACCGGCGCCAAGGAGACCGACCTGCCGCTGGACGTCCTGGAGCGGGCCGACGAGGTCTTCCTCACCTCCACACTGCGGGACGTACAGGCCGTCCACCTGGTCGACGACCGGGAGCTGCCGGGCACCCCGGGTCCGGTCACCGCCAAGGCCATGCGGATCTTCGACGAGCGGGCCGGGAACGACCTCGATCCGTAA
- a CDS encoding GNAT family N-acetyltransferase, with protein MTTTLRPTEPLQHHADGTRSRRYQVCVNSRPVGAIHLGTSPSFGDSAARIHDLRIEEPDRRRGRGTVAALAAEEVARGWGCRQIEAGVPADAEAALRLVKALNYVLRNRGMMKQLGDTPPELPAGSLARPMTEADFDAWLAHESEDYVRTWMERGVPEPEARAKSQRDHDTLLPQGLATENMRFSILEHEGTRVGVLWLALRDGKPFIFDVEVDEAHRGRGHGRTLMLLAETQAHALGKRTLGLNVFAGNTPAERLYESLGYETTQYTFYKPLL; from the coding sequence ATGACCACGACCCTGCGGCCGACCGAGCCGCTCCAGCATCATGCCGACGGCACGCGTTCACGCCGCTACCAGGTATGCGTGAACAGCCGCCCCGTCGGGGCGATACACCTCGGCACGTCCCCCTCGTTCGGCGACTCGGCGGCTCGCATCCACGATCTGCGGATCGAGGAGCCCGACCGGCGGCGCGGCCGGGGCACGGTGGCCGCGCTCGCCGCCGAGGAGGTCGCGCGCGGCTGGGGCTGCCGCCAGATCGAGGCCGGCGTACCGGCGGACGCCGAGGCGGCCCTGCGGCTGGTCAAGGCGCTGAACTACGTCCTGCGCAATCGCGGCATGATGAAGCAACTCGGCGACACCCCGCCGGAACTGCCCGCCGGCAGCCTGGCCCGCCCCATGACGGAGGCCGACTTCGACGCCTGGCTGGCGCACGAGTCGGAGGACTACGTGCGCACCTGGATGGAACGGGGCGTGCCGGAGCCCGAGGCGCGCGCCAAGTCGCAGCGCGACCACGACACGCTCCTGCCGCAGGGTCTCGCCACCGAGAACATGCGGTTCAGCATCCTGGAGCACGAGGGCACCCGCGTGGGCGTCCTCTGGCTCGCCCTGCGCGACGGCAAGCCCTTCATCTTCGACGTCGAAGTGGACGAGGCCCACCGCGGCCGCGGACACGGCCGCACCCTCATGCTGCTGGCGGAGACCCAGGCACACGCCCTCGGCAAGCGGACCCTGGGTCTGAACGTCTTCGCGGGCAACACCCCGGCCGAGCGGCTGTACGAGTCACTCGGCTACGAGACGACTCAGTACACCTTCTACAAGCCGCTGTTGTAG